Proteins from one Parafrankia irregularis genomic window:
- a CDS encoding inositol monophosphatase family protein — MDDHALAAQLAELAGALLLAIRSEGGKEGDRQSNELLLGLLARARPDDAVLSEESADNPARLDRERVWIIDPLDGTREYGEPPREDWAVHVALALGGLPAAGAVALPAAGLVLHTGAPPASPPVAPGPIRLVVSRTRPPACVDLLRTHLDAELVPMGSAGAKAMAVARGQADVYAHSGGQYEWDSCAPVAVAAAAGLHVSRLDGSPLLYNRPDPYLPDLLICRPDLAGAVISVLRES; from the coding sequence CTGGACGATCACGCCCTCGCGGCGCAGCTGGCCGAGCTGGCCGGGGCCCTGCTGCTCGCCATCCGCTCCGAGGGCGGCAAGGAGGGTGACCGACAGTCCAACGAGCTTCTTCTGGGACTGCTGGCACGAGCCCGCCCCGACGATGCAGTCCTGTCCGAGGAGAGCGCGGACAACCCGGCACGCCTCGACCGGGAGCGGGTCTGGATCATCGATCCTCTCGACGGCACCCGTGAGTACGGCGAGCCGCCCCGGGAGGACTGGGCCGTCCACGTGGCTCTCGCCCTCGGCGGCCTGCCCGCTGCCGGCGCGGTCGCCCTGCCCGCGGCCGGGCTCGTCCTGCACACCGGGGCCCCACCAGCGTCCCCGCCTGTCGCACCGGGGCCGATCCGTCTCGTGGTGTCACGCACCCGGCCACCGGCCTGTGTCGACCTGCTCCGCACCCACCTTGACGCCGAGCTCGTGCCCATGGGCTCGGCGGGGGCGAAGGCGATGGCTGTCGCGCGTGGCCAGGCGGACGTCTACGCCCACTCCGGCGGTCAGTACGAGTGGGACTCGTGCGCGCCCGTGGCGGTGGCCGCCGCGGCCGGCCTGCATGTGTCCCGGCTCGACGGCAGCCCACTGCTGTACAACCGGCCCGACCCCTACCTCCCCGACCTGCTGATCTGCCGTCCGGACCTCGCGGGTGCGGTTATCAGCGTGCTCCGGGAGAGCTGA
- a CDS encoding SDR family oxidoreductase, with product MSLFDAFRFDGKRILVVGGATGMGASAAELALSAGAEVVVMDHAAVTLAGATAITVNLADTDSIDAAVEECGGPVHAVLSCAGVADGTPGIEKINFLGHRYLIERLLAADALPAGSAIGFISSAVGLGWEKNLPELREYLAITDVEKASAWAVEHGRASYLWSKQTVCAYVASEALPLLKRGIRINAICPGPTETPLAQANKETWLGFGADYRAEIGIEAATSLEQAYPLLFLCSEAAAAITGITVITDSGYFSAGVTESFPAAAAAVKFVLSL from the coding sequence ATGTCCCTGTTTGACGCGTTCCGGTTCGACGGGAAGCGGATCCTCGTGGTCGGCGGTGCCACCGGGATGGGTGCCTCGGCTGCCGAACTGGCACTGAGCGCCGGCGCCGAGGTCGTGGTGATGGACCACGCCGCCGTCACGCTCGCCGGTGCGACGGCGATCACTGTCAACCTCGCGGACACCGACTCCATCGACGCAGCCGTCGAGGAGTGCGGCGGCCCGGTGCACGCCGTCCTCTCCTGCGCGGGCGTCGCCGACGGCACCCCCGGCATCGAGAAGATCAACTTTCTCGGTCATCGGTACCTGATCGAGCGTCTGCTGGCCGCCGATGCCCTCCCAGCCGGATCGGCCATCGGATTCATCTCCTCCGCGGTCGGGCTGGGTTGGGAGAAAAACCTGCCGGAGCTGCGCGAATACCTCGCCATCACCGACGTCGAGAAGGCATCGGCCTGGGCAGTCGAGCACGGCAGGGCCTCCTACCTGTGGAGCAAGCAGACGGTCTGCGCCTATGTGGCCAGCGAGGCACTGCCGCTGCTGAAGCGGGGTATCCGCATCAACGCCATCTGCCCGGGCCCGACCGAGACACCGCTGGCCCAGGCCAACAAGGAGACCTGGCTCGGGTTCGGTGCCGACTACAGAGCCGAGATCGGTATCGAGGCAGCCACATCCCTGGAACAGGCGTACCCGCTGCTCTTCCTGTGCAGCGAGGCCGCGGCCGCGATCACCGGCATCACCGTGATCACCGACTCGGGCTACTTCAGTGCCGGCGTGACCGAGTCCTTCCCCGCCGCCGCAGCAGCGGTGAAGTTCGTCCTCAGCCTCTGA
- a CDS encoding LLM class F420-dependent oxidoreductase: MRFVYHYPETNGLERDMLEAGAVGDVAAAAEKAGFHGLCLSEHPAPSARWLASGGHQSLDPFVALGHAAAATERLRLHTNLSVAPYRNPFLLAKAAATVDKLSGGRFVLGLGAGYMKTEFYALGVNVDERNALFDEVLDVLPLHWSGEPFSYQGRHFDARNVIARPRPVQNPIPIWIGGNSKLARRRVAERAQGWMPLVGPPELSAAVRTTAIGSLAELSNMINEIRETAAAAGRTDTIDLQYSYKDRSIATPAVDADRHRAALAEIEKAGVTTVIVSSPSVSPEATLEFLETFGTTYLS; this comes from the coding sequence ATGCGATTCGTGTATCACTACCCCGAAACCAACGGACTCGAGCGCGACATGCTCGAAGCAGGCGCCGTCGGTGACGTGGCGGCCGCAGCGGAGAAGGCCGGGTTCCACGGTTTGTGCCTCAGCGAGCACCCCGCACCGAGCGCGCGCTGGCTGGCTTCCGGCGGCCACCAGAGCCTCGATCCGTTCGTCGCGCTCGGGCATGCCGCCGCCGCGACCGAACGGCTCCGGCTACACACCAATCTCTCGGTGGCTCCCTATCGCAACCCGTTTCTGCTCGCGAAGGCGGCGGCGACCGTCGACAAGCTCTCGGGCGGACGGTTCGTGCTCGGTCTGGGGGCCGGGTACATGAAAACCGAGTTCTACGCGCTCGGAGTGAACGTCGATGAGCGCAACGCCCTGTTCGACGAGGTGCTCGACGTGCTCCCGCTGCATTGGAGCGGCGAGCCGTTCAGCTACCAGGGCCGCCATTTCGACGCTCGCAACGTGATCGCCCGGCCCCGGCCGGTGCAGAACCCCATACCGATCTGGATCGGCGGCAACTCGAAACTGGCACGGCGCCGGGTCGCCGAACGGGCGCAGGGATGGATGCCGCTGGTAGGCCCGCCCGAGCTCAGCGCCGCTGTCCGCACCACCGCGATCGGTTCGCTGGCGGAACTGAGCAACATGATCAACGAGATTCGGGAGACGGCCGCGGCCGCGGGGCGAACGGACACGATCGACCTGCAGTACTCCTACAAGGATCGTTCCATCGCCACACCGGCCGTCGACGCGGACCGCCATCGCGCGGCACTGGCCGAGATCGAAAAGGCCGGCGTGACCACTGTGATCGTGTCCAGCCCGTCGGTGTCACCCGAGGCCACCCTGGAGTTCCTTGAGACCTTCGGTACCACCTATCTGTCCTGA
- a CDS encoding aldehyde dehydrogenase family protein: MAETRAINPERRMLVDGRLCDADSGRTFDNINPATEEVLGQVADASGTEMDRAIAAARRAFDETDWSTNRSFRRHCIEQLQEALEAAREELREQLILETGCPRMLTNGPQLDDPLSEALRYPLKLMDEFPWEVDLPDALTRGTVNHRRIWKEPVGVVGAIAPWNFPFEIALHKLGQILATGNTVVLKPAPDTPWNSTLISRLVAEQTDFPAGVINVVTSSDHLVGERLTLSPLVDAISFTGSTPVGKRILEKGAATVKRVFLELGGKSATIVLDDADFPKALMAGLGVCVHAGQGCAIQSRMLLPRSRYAEGVAMLKAAMAAVPYGDPQRPDVIMGPVVSSKQRDRVLGYIEKGVQEGATLAVGGGRPDHLPKGWYVEPTLFADVDNSMTIAREEIFGPVLVAIPFDDDDDAVRIANDSSYGLGGGVFSGSLERSFAVARRIRAGSVGLNGGICYGADLPFGGYKHSGVGRQNGSVGFEQYLETKSLAWPAA; this comes from the coding sequence ATGGCGGAGACCCGCGCAATCAACCCCGAGCGCAGAATGCTGGTCGACGGCCGGCTGTGCGACGCCGACTCGGGACGGACATTCGACAACATCAATCCGGCGACCGAAGAGGTACTGGGCCAGGTCGCCGACGCGTCGGGTACGGAGATGGACCGGGCGATCGCCGCGGCCCGCCGGGCTTTCGACGAGACGGACTGGTCGACGAACCGGTCGTTCCGGCGTCACTGCATCGAACAGCTGCAGGAGGCGTTGGAGGCAGCCCGCGAGGAGCTACGTGAGCAGCTGATCCTCGAGACAGGCTGCCCGCGCATGCTCACGAACGGCCCGCAGCTCGACGACCCGCTCTCCGAGGCGCTCCGCTACCCGCTGAAGCTCATGGATGAGTTTCCGTGGGAGGTCGATCTTCCGGACGCGCTGACCCGGGGGACGGTGAACCACCGGCGGATCTGGAAGGAGCCGGTCGGGGTGGTCGGGGCCATCGCGCCGTGGAACTTCCCGTTCGAGATCGCCCTGCACAAGCTTGGCCAGATCCTCGCCACCGGTAACACGGTGGTTCTCAAGCCGGCCCCGGACACGCCCTGGAATTCCACTCTGATCAGCCGCCTGGTCGCAGAGCAGACCGATTTCCCGGCCGGCGTGATCAACGTCGTCACATCCTCGGATCACCTGGTGGGAGAGAGACTGACGCTCTCTCCGCTGGTCGACGCGATTTCCTTCACCGGGTCGACGCCCGTCGGAAAGAGGATCCTGGAGAAGGGTGCGGCGACGGTCAAACGGGTTTTCCTGGAGCTCGGCGGCAAGTCGGCGACCATCGTGCTCGACGACGCCGACTTCCCGAAGGCACTCATGGCGGGCCTGGGAGTGTGCGTCCATGCCGGCCAGGGCTGTGCCATCCAGAGCCGCATGCTGCTGCCGCGCTCTCGCTACGCCGAGGGCGTGGCCATGCTGAAGGCGGCCATGGCGGCCGTTCCCTACGGAGACCCGCAGCGCCCCGATGTGATCATGGGGCCGGTGGTGTCGAGCAAGCAGCGTGATCGGGTCCTCGGCTACATCGAGAAGGGTGTCCAGGAGGGCGCGACACTCGCCGTCGGGGGCGGTCGCCCCGACCATCTGCCGAAGGGCTGGTACGTCGAGCCCACGCTGTTCGCCGACGTGGACAACTCGATGACGATCGCCCGGGAGGAGATCTTCGGGCCGGTGCTCGTCGCTATTCCCTTTGATGACGACGACGATGCCGTCCGTATCGCCAACGACAGTTCCTACGGCCTTGGCGGAGGGGTGTTTTCGGGGTCGTTGGAGCGATCCTTCGCCGTGGCGCGCCGGATCCGGGCCGGAAGCGTCGGCCTCAACGGCGGCATCTGCTACGGCGCCGACCTGCCGTTCGGGGGATACAAGCACAGCGGAGTGGGGCGGCAGAACGGGAGCGTCGGTTTCGAGCAGTATCTCGAGACGAAGTCGCTCGCCTGGCCAGCCGCCTGA
- a CDS encoding DUF1214 domain-containing protein encodes MTDEQARQTRPVLATPSQILAEETLLEILEDAQLKRLQADLREQLAATPRGQSPAGAATLDEAISQWSNSLIMAEIANVLPQPSQIWVTDDTPREWLGHTLPGVGTSGDNPDAVYRIASVDGDRRFEVLGRFDPARRPAQLNIELHRGTKVTPPNMVNNTDLTPLASITDRDLQIAVDGSFRITIGPKEESPVHLLSAPGLLSLGSRDMLADWDQRPSWMELRPLDDVEPTPFDIAEIIRSVYRDLPGYLLFWANFPNVWFGGLHGNQISPGHIRTGSMSGFTVALSWDLRPDQAIVVTTDPVGAAYTGFQLMDPWMLGPNAKERQVSLNLAQTAPNPDGTFTFVIAHEDPGVANWLDTTGLDEGLGLIRWQAAPPGAAISPAVLVRDFRVVSLANVESLELPQVTPAQRAAQLAARAVGYHSRTL; translated from the coding sequence ATGACCGATGAGCAAGCTCGGCAGACCCGGCCGGTCCTGGCAACGCCGTCGCAGATTCTCGCCGAGGAGACCTTGCTTGAGATCCTCGAGGACGCTCAGCTCAAGCGCTTGCAGGCCGACCTGCGCGAACAGCTCGCGGCGACCCCGCGCGGGCAGTCCCCGGCGGGCGCCGCCACCCTCGACGAGGCGATCTCCCAGTGGTCCAACTCGCTGATCATGGCGGAGATTGCGAACGTCCTGCCTCAGCCCTCGCAGATCTGGGTCACCGACGACACCCCCCGGGAATGGCTCGGCCACACCCTGCCCGGCGTCGGCACCTCCGGCGACAACCCGGACGCGGTCTACCGCATCGCCTCCGTCGACGGGGACCGGCGCTTTGAGGTCCTCGGCCGCTTCGACCCCGCCCGCCGCCCTGCGCAGCTCAACATCGAGCTGCATCGCGGAACCAAGGTCACCCCACCGAACATGGTCAACAACACGGATCTGACTCCCCTGGCCAGTATCACCGATCGTGATCTGCAGATCGCGGTGGACGGGTCCTTCCGGATCACGATCGGACCCAAGGAGGAGAGCCCCGTCCACCTTCTTTCGGCTCCCGGCCTGCTTTCTCTCGGCTCCCGGGACATGCTGGCCGACTGGGATCAGCGCCCGTCCTGGATGGAGCTGCGCCCGCTCGACGACGTCGAGCCGACCCCCTTCGACATCGCGGAGATCATCCGGTCGGTCTACCGTGACCTGCCGGGCTACCTGCTCTTCTGGGCGAATTTCCCGAACGTGTGGTTCGGCGGCCTTCACGGCAACCAGATCAGTCCCGGGCATATACGCACCGGCAGCATGTCCGGCTTCACGGTGGCTCTCAGCTGGGACCTCCGGCCGGATCAGGCGATCGTCGTGACGACGGACCCGGTCGGCGCCGCCTACACGGGCTTCCAGCTCATGGACCCGTGGATGCTCGGGCCGAATGCCAAGGAACGTCAGGTCTCGCTCAACCTGGCCCAGACCGCGCCGAACCCCGACGGCACCTTCACCTTCGTCATCGCTCACGAAGACCCCGGGGTTGCGAACTGGCTCGACACAACGGGCCTCGATGAGGGGCTCGGACTCATCCGGTGGCAGGCGGCACCGCCTGGCGCGGCAATCAGCCCAGCCGTGCTGGTGCGCGATTTCCGGGTCGTCTCCCTCGCCAACGTGGAAAGCCTCGAGCTCCCCCAGGTCACCCCCGCCCAGCGGGCGGCCCAGCTTGCGGCCCGGGCCGTGGGATATCACTCCCGCACGCTCTAG
- a CDS encoding VOC family protein: MRTPTFRFTKLVVSDLAVAESFYSGVFGMKVINRVMTDEHKYPLEEITLSSTGEPDTHVLVIARYLEHARPPAGSAWTGFVVPNIDVALAAVESAGGRIEVPVHGNAEFGTRAAIATDPDGHPIEIIQLMYASTPERRTFGR, translated from the coding sequence ATGCGTACGCCGACCTTCCGCTTCACGAAACTCGTGGTCAGCGACCTCGCTGTCGCGGAGAGCTTCTACAGCGGCGTCTTCGGGATGAAGGTCATCAACCGTGTCATGACCGACGAGCACAAGTACCCACTTGAAGAGATCACGCTGTCATCCACCGGCGAGCCCGATACGCACGTTCTCGTCATCGCCAGATATCTCGAGCACGCCCGCCCGCCGGCCGGCTCGGCGTGGACCGGTTTTGTCGTCCCGAATATCGATGTGGCACTGGCGGCGGTGGAGTCGGCCGGCGGCCGGATCGAGGTCCCGGTGCACGGGAATGCCGAGTTCGGAACACGTGCGGCCATCGCGACCGATCCAGACGGGCATCCGATCGAGATCATTCAGTTGATGTATGCCTCCACGCCTGAGAGGCGAACGTTCGGTCGCTGA
- a CDS encoding MFS transporter: MTLIAAPSRTASGESGFGARHALILLVLMWASQLLGLVGLLSGNIQAEIAIHFHTARISWFTLVTALVGTFVTPFVVKAAAMYGKKRVMVVITVLGLVGDVIAALATNYSMLLIGRGIAGCYGPIAALACSMVRDVFPRRLVGPASGLLGGGVGLVALGGPFLSAWLVDGFGFRGALWFMAAASALSLAALVLLVPESPVREERTRIDWLGGLLLGGGLTAVIYGIGEGAGWGWASARTPLFIGGGLAAVAGFAFVESRVPHPMFPLPLLKRRSFWTMLLTTSLVGGAAYAVGTVMFLLALMPTIPGVSDGLGFSATKNALINAPSSVLVLLGAIAAGMAARRIDPWLLLAVGGLLVAGGYGAISVYHHTVPQLMLLGAGTAVGMGLVVATVPILVIQAVHPAEQALANGAQSMAQGATQTILSQLTFIILARDSQIIHGIRFYRDEGYSNGLLFTAGVAATGAALALILRNSRTVLRNSRTARRV; encoded by the coding sequence ATGACCCTTATCGCGGCCCCGTCCCGGACAGCATCCGGAGAATCCGGATTCGGCGCGCGACATGCGTTGATCCTGCTTGTGCTGATGTGGGCATCCCAGCTCCTGGGGCTGGTCGGCCTGCTGTCCGGCAACATTCAGGCCGAGATCGCCATACATTTTCACACCGCGAGGATCTCGTGGTTCACATTGGTCACGGCGCTGGTCGGCACCTTCGTCACGCCGTTCGTGGTCAAGGCTGCGGCCATGTACGGCAAGAAGCGCGTCATGGTGGTCATCACCGTCCTCGGCCTGGTGGGTGACGTGATCGCCGCCCTCGCGACGAACTACTCCATGCTGCTGATCGGACGTGGCATTGCCGGGTGCTACGGTCCGATCGCCGCGCTGGCCTGTTCGATGGTTCGTGATGTCTTCCCGCGCCGGCTCGTTGGTCCAGCCAGCGGCCTGCTGGGCGGCGGCGTCGGGCTGGTCGCGCTCGGCGGCCCGTTTCTGTCCGCGTGGCTCGTCGACGGTTTCGGCTTCCGTGGCGCGCTGTGGTTCATGGCCGCTGCCAGCGCGCTCAGCCTTGCGGCGCTCGTGCTTCTCGTTCCCGAGAGTCCCGTGCGCGAGGAACGCACCCGCATCGACTGGCTGGGCGGGCTCCTGCTCGGCGGTGGCCTGACCGCGGTCATCTACGGGATCGGTGAAGGCGCAGGCTGGGGCTGGGCCAGTGCCCGCACCCCTCTGTTCATCGGCGGCGGTCTCGCCGCGGTGGCCGGTTTCGCCTTCGTCGAAAGCCGGGTGCCGCATCCGATGTTTCCACTGCCCCTGCTGAAACGGCGGTCGTTCTGGACCATGCTGCTGACGACGTCACTGGTCGGCGGGGCAGCGTACGCCGTCGGCACGGTGATGTTCCTGCTCGCCCTGATGCCGACGATCCCCGGCGTCTCCGACGGCCTGGGGTTCTCCGCGACCAAAAACGCGCTGATCAATGCTCCCAGCAGCGTCCTGGTTCTTCTGGGCGCGATCGCGGCCGGGATGGCTGCCCGTCGGATCGACCCCTGGCTCCTGCTGGCCGTCGGCGGCCTGCTCGTCGCCGGCGGCTATGGTGCGATCTCCGTATACCACCACACCGTGCCGCAGTTGATGCTCCTCGGCGCCGGGACCGCGGTGGGCATGGGCCTCGTGGTGGCCACCGTTCCCATCCTGGTCATCCAGGCGGTGCACCCAGCGGAACAGGCCCTGGCCAACGGCGCCCAGTCAATGGCGCAAGGGGCCACCCAGACCATTCTCAGCCAACTGACCTTCATCATTCTTGCCCGGGACAGCCAGATCATTCACGGCATCCGGTTCTACCGAGACGAGGGATACTCCAACGGTCTCCTGTTCACCGCCGGCGTTGCCGCGACCGGGGCGGCGCTGGCTCTGATACTGCGGAACAGCCGGACGGTACTGCGGAACAGCCGGACGGCCCGTCGGGTCTGA
- a CDS encoding serine/threonine-protein kinase, which translates to MKVAVETARGVSVPGEPLLPHEPTVIGPYVLMSRLGVGGMGAVYYARDQQGRPVAVKVIRSDRVRDQEFRRRFRWEVEAARSVASFCTAEVLDADPEAFAPYLVTEFIGGPRLDNAVADGGPLDSSTLTGLAVGVATALTAIHHAGLIHRDLKPSNVILSLTGPRVIDFGIARALDGAGKPTAWGFGSAGWMAPEQINGQPIGAAADVFAWGILVAYAGTGRHPFGDGPDVELSHRITAAEPDLTGLPGQVVDLVRDALTKDAAGRPDARDLLLRLVERRPGEHPTDPAVRLLGLTAELAPSPDRSADRSAHARWRLRGRGRVPLTASLVLVMVALTAIRLAANRDDGTSAEPATPAATPVESPATPAASVASVASPAVPADSSAMPLSGPRTAPGPGAFRDGPLSFAVDGVECEVEQLGLGLLARHPDGQFCLVAITIRNNGTSPRALDNSYQYVYDSTGARRTADYLSRYYLPGETIWNTAEPGASIHGRMVFDLPRDATPRRLELHDSPASGGGSIPL; encoded by the coding sequence ATGAAGGTAGCGGTGGAGACTGCGCGCGGTGTGTCCGTCCCGGGTGAACCCCTGCTTCCGCACGAGCCGACCGTCATCGGCCCGTATGTGCTGATGAGCCGGTTGGGCGTGGGTGGGATGGGTGCCGTCTACTACGCGCGCGACCAGCAGGGGAGGCCGGTCGCGGTCAAGGTGATCAGGTCGGATCGGGTGAGGGACCAGGAGTTCCGCAGGCGGTTCCGGTGGGAGGTCGAGGCGGCTCGCAGCGTCGCCTCGTTCTGCACCGCCGAAGTTCTCGACGCCGACCCGGAGGCGTTCGCGCCGTACCTGGTGACGGAGTTCATCGGCGGCCCCCGGCTGGACAACGCTGTCGCCGACGGGGGGCCGCTCGACTCGTCGACTCTTACCGGGCTGGCAGTCGGGGTCGCGACGGCGTTGACCGCGATTCACCATGCCGGGCTGATCCACCGGGATCTCAAACCCAGCAATGTGATCCTCTCACTGACCGGTCCGCGGGTCATTGACTTCGGTATCGCCCGTGCCCTGGACGGCGCCGGTAAGCCGACGGCCTGGGGGTTCGGCTCGGCGGGATGGATGGCACCCGAGCAGATCAACGGTCAGCCGATCGGGGCGGCGGCTGACGTGTTTGCCTGGGGCATTCTTGTCGCCTATGCGGGCACCGGGCGGCACCCTTTCGGGGACGGCCCGGATGTCGAGCTTTCCCACCGGATCACCGCCGCCGAACCGGACCTGACCGGCCTGCCCGGGCAGGTGGTGGATCTCGTCCGCGATGCGTTGACGAAAGACGCGGCCGGCCGGCCTGATGCCCGGGACCTGCTCCTGCGTCTGGTCGAGCGCCGGCCGGGGGAGCACCCCACCGATCCGGCTGTCCGCCTGCTCGGGCTCACCGCGGAGCTCGCGCCCTCGCCGGACCGGTCCGCGGACCGGTCCGCGCATGCGCGGTGGCGGCTCCGGGGGCGTGGCCGCGTTCCGCTGACCGCCAGCCTGGTGCTGGTCATGGTGGCCCTCACCGCGATCAGGCTGGCGGCGAACCGTGATGACGGGACGTCGGCTGAGCCGGCCACTCCTGCGGCGACGCCGGTGGAATCCCCGGCCACCCCGGCCGCGTCGGTGGCGTCGGTGGCGTCCCCGGCCGTACCGGCGGACTCCTCGGCCATGCCGCTTTCCGGCCCGCGTACCGCACCTGGCCCCGGCGCCTTCCGGGACGGCCCGTTGTCGTTTGCCGTCGACGGCGTCGAATGCGAGGTCGAACAACTCGGCCTCGGGCTCCTGGCCCGCCACCCGGATGGCCAGTTCTGCCTGGTCGCCATAACGATCCGTAACAACGGTACGTCGCCCCGTGCCCTGGATAATTCCTACCAGTACGTGTACGACAGCACCGGGGCTCGTCGCACCGCCGACTACCTGTCGCGCTACTACCTGCCCGGCGAGACGATCTGGAACACCGCCGAGCCGGGTGCGTCCATTCACGGCAGGATGGTGTTCGACCTACCGCGTGACGCCACACCGCGGCGGCTGGAACTCCATGACAGCCCGGCCAGTGGCGGCGGTTCCATTCCGTTGTAG
- a CDS encoding Gfo/Idh/MocA family protein, which yields MALRWGIAGTGAIARGFADALGRLPEAELVAVGSRNRATADEFGENHGIAPNRRYGSYESLAADDDIDIVYVASPHSHHHEHTLLFLESGHGVLCEKPFALNAGQAAEMVAAARAQGRFLMEAMWSRFLPAYVRLRELVTAGEIGTVLSVEGDFGFRVPMTPTHRLFDPALGGGALLDLGVYPVSLASMLLGEPSRVAAFGQLGETGVDEHLAVLTSYDSGAYDSGAFAVAKASLRASLACAGRVTGTAGSIELPAFMHCPDELVVQRAGAVERLHLPAARDGDGDGDETAGGGLHHQARHVHERLRSGHLESDIMPLDETVSIMRTLDTARARIGVHYPADNA from the coding sequence ATGGCCTTACGCTGGGGAATCGCGGGGACCGGAGCGATCGCCAGGGGCTTCGCCGACGCGCTGGGCCGCCTTCCGGAAGCCGAACTGGTGGCCGTCGGCTCCCGCAACCGGGCGACCGCCGACGAGTTCGGCGAGAACCACGGCATCGCGCCGAACCGCAGGTACGGCTCATACGAGAGCCTGGCCGCCGACGACGACATCGACATCGTCTACGTCGCCTCCCCCCACTCGCACCACCACGAGCACACCCTGCTTTTCCTGGAATCCGGCCACGGCGTGCTGTGCGAGAAGCCGTTCGCGCTGAACGCCGGCCAGGCCGCCGAAATGGTGGCGGCGGCCCGAGCGCAGGGCCGGTTTCTGATGGAGGCGATGTGGAGCCGCTTCCTGCCCGCCTACGTCAGGCTGCGCGAGCTGGTCACGGCCGGCGAGATCGGCACCGTGCTCTCGGTCGAGGGCGACTTCGGGTTCCGGGTGCCGATGACACCCACCCACCGGCTGTTCGACCCGGCCCTGGGCGGTGGCGCACTGCTGGACCTCGGCGTCTACCCGGTGTCGCTGGCCAGCATGCTGCTCGGTGAGCCGAGCCGGGTGGCGGCGTTCGGGCAGCTCGGCGAGACCGGAGTCGATGAGCACCTGGCCGTCCTGACCTCCTACGACAGTGGCGCCTACGACAGTGGCGCGTTCGCCGTTGCCAAGGCGTCTCTGCGGGCCAGTCTGGCGTGCGCCGGCCGGGTCACCGGCACGGCCGGAAGCATCGAGCTGCCCGCCTTCATGCACTGCCCCGACGAACTCGTCGTGCAACGGGCGGGTGCCGTCGAGCGCCTGCACCTGCCGGCCGCCCGGGACGGCGATGGCGACGGGGACGAGACGGCCGGTGGCGGCCTGCACCACCAGGCCCGCCACGTCCACGAACGGCTGCGGTCGGGGCACCTCGAAAGCGACATCATGCCGCTGGACGAAACCGTCTCGATCATGCGAACCCTCGACACTGCGCGAGCCCGGATCGGGGTGCACTACCCAGCCGACAACGCCTGA
- a CDS encoding LacI family DNA-binding transcriptional regulator gives MPVDGRRGEELSRLPAAPGPGPGPSRPTSADVARHAGVSRATVSHVLNGTDHPVSEQTRQRVLAAARDLQYAPNASARALRAGRSNIVLVPMLRSATVPGADRFLESLDRELAARDLVLLMHGDRTTSGVRGAQAWAELRPAAVYVNVSRGTPAAVELLRRAGVQAVLLTGAPRVDYAPTVPLDPAAVARLATRHLLARGCRRLACLVPSGPLAELPTQRYEAVMEVAAADGVPVERVDCELSSDSIAPVVDRWRDPAQRPDAVYTNSDPFAILLIDKLRAAGIEVPRDIAVVGSGDHPLGAALRPAITTATFDVPAIARVVASSIRRLLDGADLDPGLEAALRPHLIVRESG, from the coding sequence ATGCCGGTAGATGGTCGACGGGGCGAGGAGCTGTCGAGGCTGCCCGCGGCGCCGGGGCCGGGGCCGGGGCCGTCCAGGCCCACCAGCGCCGACGTGGCACGGCACGCCGGTGTGTCACGGGCGACGGTCTCCCACGTCCTCAACGGCACCGACCATCCGGTCAGCGAACAGACCCGACAGCGGGTCCTGGCAGCGGCGCGGGACCTGCAGTACGCGCCGAACGCGTCCGCGCGGGCGCTGCGCGCCGGGCGCAGCAACATCGTCCTGGTGCCCATGCTGCGGTCCGCGACCGTGCCTGGTGCGGACCGGTTCCTCGAGAGCCTCGACCGGGAGCTGGCCGCTCGCGACCTGGTCCTGCTGATGCACGGCGACCGCACCACCAGCGGGGTGCGGGGGGCCCAGGCCTGGGCCGAGCTTCGCCCCGCCGCCGTGTACGTCAACGTGTCCCGCGGTACCCCGGCCGCCGTGGAACTGCTGCGCCGGGCGGGCGTGCAGGCAGTCCTGCTCACAGGTGCCCCGCGGGTGGACTACGCGCCCACCGTGCCGCTCGATCCCGCCGCGGTGGCCCGCCTCGCGACCCGGCACCTGCTCGCACGGGGCTGTCGGCGCCTCGCCTGTCTGGTGCCCAGCGGGCCGCTGGCGGAGCTGCCCACGCAGCGTTACGAGGCGGTCATGGAGGTGGCGGCGGCCGACGGCGTGCCCGTCGAGCGGGTGGACTGCGAGCTCTCCTCGGACAGCATCGCGCCGGTGGTGGACCGATGGCGCGACCCCGCGCAGCGGCCGGACGCGGTGTACACCAACAGCGACCCGTTCGCCATCCTGCTCATCGACAAACTGCGCGCCGCGGGCATCGAGGTTCCCCGCGACATCGCGGTGGTCGGTTCGGGTGACCATCCGCTGGGCGCCGCGCTGCGGCCCGCGATCACCACCGCCACCTTCGACGTCCCGGCGATAGCGCGGGTGGTCGCCTCCTCGATCCGGCGGCTCCTCGACGGAGCGGACCTGGATCCGGGCCTGGAGGCCGCTCTGCGACCACACCTGATTGTCAGGGAGTCCGGGTGA